A section of the Micromonas commoda chromosome 14, complete sequence genome encodes:
- a CDS encoding predicted protein codes for MAETTPAPPVFACGDKLAVDAYLKSLIEPLPTTLGTPSHGPLSGGGGDEPFAAAAPILARLLDAEEALLERRESIARRAARLASAVRDEERAFLRDAPALDTATREMHAALDDLDARVSHVAASSSGIGESLRLAAAHRAATERARLTALHLAMFNARRHDGLLDDDDDSLDVDLDDSDDDFNDAGGGGGGGGASPFGLGLDGDEDVVAAVFTDPKRNAEAAKLAQSLLELARQHERSRHDRAGEPKPSLRVAVENLERYCDELENRLLEKFERYEAKRDVVGMRQCAKTVSHFNGGASLVQRFVATRPMFLKVEALERLDALRDFAPAYGSGLSEEKEASDAAEAALEVLDVFFQETLAEATKEVETARAVFPATCDAVDQLVRRVVEQRIGAAVDAIAGPRPPPPPVPGPPAASEGSYFASFMSPRKAPATTTARKHRRNVSFGGDLRGFDPAQAQPAQAPMTDFPASRLGHSRSFGMLEGRPGSGEKGEKETNDDEEEEDTVAPLGEPAQPASPAAKTARPKTAGHSRSKSYTEYMTPSFMSSKANGGFYGDPARDEFENSHGVGRDAIVEGTPPGAGHFALLAYLKILAGAVDRARALGAALAHVAANAGRRRVDAVNACDALFSERREGYGNLEGDCLVGLAASGAAASPGAAPDESGVHESGVPGFDRLIRWHREASERCATVLAPPFRDVTALNGSADDDDGDFDGIADAPGERSSSSSSSTAAAAAGGSRVRSVGTSSRVASAVASASALRESVDTELRLAETFVGETERLCRLALDAAVDACERRSGRFDARSDPREVATTGIGCVLRAAADALDAVERARDANARLCDAIEARTRDASAEIESDVDAFIQKRSSSSSGDETVVEDLTGSLRMARRAAEACRVAVDGRHAECVRDVSDAVVQTLRKGLKSLMFVVEKTLTGLQRRADFKPNEEEMETWTQFPGQEPTPACAAALALVREAYNVAAECLAPDESVVESSVQSASANEGFEHPNIRTFAEECASMLHKTVLAHVARFHHTATGALQLKRDVGELDAFVGSICASGRKSSPASRAWRDALDRCNALIIPAHALPELLRETRAAAVADAEAERARRGIEEAGGLGENDGDAASGGDDEERRARVAKEAGDNAVEEMVRIIHLRADFHPSMLKVLSPKKG; via the exons ATGGCGGaaacgacgccggcgccgccggtaTTCGCG TGTGGCGACAAactcgccgtggacgcgtaCCTCAAATCCCTCATCGAGCCTCTCCCGAcgaccctcggcaccccctcGCACGGCCcgctcagcggcggcggcggcgacgaacccttcgcggcggccgccccgATCCTCGCGCgactcctcgacgccgaggaggcgctgctcgaacgccgcgaatccatcgcgcggcgcgccgcgcggctcgcgtccgccgtccgcgacgaggagcgcgcgttcctccgcgaTGCACCCGCGCTggacacggcgacgcgcgagatgcacgccgcgctggacgaccTGGACGCGAGGGTatcgcacgtcgccgcgtcgagttCGGGCATCGGCGAGAGCTTGCGACTAGCCGCCGCGCACAGAGCCGCGACGGAACGCGCGAGGTTGACGGCGCTGCACCTGGCGATGTTCAACGCTCGCAGGCACGACGGGCtgttggacgacgacgacgactcgctcgacgtggacctcgacgactccgacgacgattttaatgacgcgggcggcggcggcggcggcggcggcgcatcccCGTTTGGActcggcctcgacggcgacgaggacgtcgtcgccgccgtcttcacGGATCCGAAACGAaacgcggaggctgccaaACTCGCGCAGtcgctgctcgagctcgcgcgtcagcaCGAGCGGTCGCGACacgatcgcgccggggagCCCAAACCGTCGCTGAGGGTGGCGGTGGAGAACCTGGAGCGATACTGCGACGAGCTGGAGAACCGCCTGTTGGAAAAATTTGAACGATACGAGGCtaagcgcgacgtcgtcggcatgCGGCAGTGCGCTAAGACGGTCTCGCACTtcaacggcggcgccagCTTAGTACAGCGattcgtcgcgacgaggccgatgTTCTTAAaggtggaggcgctggagcggCTGGACGCGCTGAGGGATTTCGCGCCGGCGTACGGATCGGGTTTAtcggaggagaaggaggcgtcggacgccgcggaagcTGCTCTGGAAGTTCTGGACGTTTTCTTCCAggagacgctcgcggaggcgacgaaggaggtggaaaccgcgcgcgccgtgttccccgcgacgtgcgacgccgtAGACCAGCTCGTGAGACGGGTCGTAGAGCAACGGATAggagccgcggtggacgcgatcgccgggccgaggccgccgccgccgccggtgcccgggccacccgcggcgtcggaggggAGCTACTTCGCCTCGTTCATGTCCCCTCGCAaggcaccggcgacgacgaccgcgaggaAGCACCGGCGGAACGTGAGCTTCGGCGGGGATCTGAGGGGTTTCGAcccggcgcaggcgcagcCGGCGCAGGCGCCGATGACGGACTTTCCAGCCTCGAGGTTGGGGCACTCGAGGAGCTTCGGGATGCTCGAGGGACGGCCCGGGAGCGGCGAAAAAGGCGAGAAGGAGACCAACGACGATGAAGAGGAAGAGGACACGGTCGCGCCTCTCGGTGAACCCGCCCAGCCCGccagccccgcggcgaaAACCGCCCGGCCCAAGACGGCTGGGCACTCCAGGTCAAAGTCGTACACGGAGTACATGACGCCGTCGTTCATGTCTTCCAAGGCCAACGGTGGGTTTTACGGCGAtcccgcgcgggacgagtTCGAGAACtcgcacggcgtcgggcgggacGCCATCGTGGAGGGCACGCCCCCGGGCGCCGGGCATTTCGCGCTGCTGGCGTACCTGAAGAttctcgccggcgccgtcgatcgcgcgcgcgcgctcggcgcggcgctcgcccaCGTGGCGGCCAACgcgggtcgccggcgcgtcgatgccgtcaacgcgtgcgacgccctcTTCTCCGAGCGCAGGGAAGGGTACGGAAACCTCGAAGGGGACTGCCTGGTGGGTCTGGCGgcatccggcgccgcggcgagtccgGGTGCCGCTCCGGATGAATCCGGAGTACATGAATCCGGCGTACCCGGGTTCGACCGGCTCATCCGCTGGCACAGGGAGGCGAGCGAGCGGTGCGCGACGGTCCTCGCCCCGCCATTCAGGGACGTAACGGCTCTTAACGGCtcggccgacgacgacgacggggacttTGACGGGATCGCGGACGCCCCCGGCGAACggtcttcttcttcgtcgtcgtcaacggcggctgcggcggcgggaggctcCCGGGTTCGTTCCGTCGGGACTTCCTCGAgggtcgcgtccgccgtcgcgtccgcctccgcgctgcgcgagtcCGTCGACACGGAGCTCCGATTAGCCGAGACGTTCGTCGGCGAGACCGAGCGACTGTGCCGGCTTgctctcgacgccgccgtcgacgcgtgcgagcgaCGGAGCGGTCGATTCGACGCGCGATCCGACCCGCGagaggtggcgacgacgggcatCGGCTGCGTgttgagggcggcggcggacgcgttggacgcggtggaacgcgcgagggacgcgaacgcgcggttatgcgacgcgatcgaggcgcgaacgcgggacgcgtcggcggagatcgagtccgacgtcgacgcgttcattCAGaaacggtcgtcgtcgtcgtccggtgATGAAACGGTCGTCGAGGATCTGACGGGCTCGTTGAGGatggcgaggcgcgccgcggaggcgtgccgcgtcgccgttgacGGTCGCCACGCCGAGTGCGTCCGCGACGtgtccgacgccgtcgtccaaaCGTTGCGCAAGGGCCTCAAGTCGCTCATGTTCGTTGTCGAGAAGACGCTCACGGGTTTGCAGAGACGCGCGGATTTTAAACcgaacgaggaggagatggagaCGTGGACGCAATTCCCGGGGCAAgagccgacgcccgcgtgcgccgccgcgctcgctctcgtccgcgaggcgtacaacgtcgccgcggagtgCCTCGCGCCGGATGAATCCGTCGTCGAATCGTCCGTCCAAAGTGCCTCGGCAAACGAAGGCTTCGAACATCCGAACATCCGAACCTTCGCCGAGGAATGCGCGTCGATGCTCCACAAAACCGTGCTCGCCCACGTCGCCCGGTTTCATcacacggcgacgggcgcgttgCAGCTcaagcgcgacgtcggcgagctcgacgcgtttGTCGGGTCGATTTGTGCGTCCGGCCGAaagtcgtcgccggcgtcgagggcgtggcgggacgcgctcgatcgaTGCAACGCGTTGATCATCCCCGCCCACGCGCTGCCGGAGCTGTTGCGGGAGACCagggcggccgcggtggcggacgccgaggctgagcgcgccAGGCGGGGTATCGAGGAGGCTGGCGGGCTCGGGGAGaatgacggcgacgcggcttcAGGCGGAGACGATGAGGAGCGAAGAGCGCGAGTCGCCAAGGAAGCCGGGGATaacgcggtggaggagatgGTGCGGATCATTCATCTCCGGGCCGATTTTCACCCGTCGATGCTCAAGGTGCTCTCGCCGAAGAAGGGCTGA
- a CDS encoding predicted protein — protein MSVPKTSSEVWHILEVRTSRAAAVGGGHHAEIQSLSHRRAFGPKNGPRLRRRRTPTRRSTTARPDPRPKPIAQERETERDDELQDIEDLVDRLKSGAVIDRRDALMDLAGKMAADERVACFAESHGARSLLLRGLDAAVKRGDEELIDAVSAAVAENSRAHAKEHKQVELKAVAGSQVGAAAQRPPGVEEVRLPGLGRTLRVHESSWGDAGLAWRIWGSAKITAHAIDAANSHHDDAGGEARVHAWEEEEAIILGRKRSMDGTKPMGDTARRKSEGARSIVTAATTLSEGDGSCDGASSRGDASPGGDSPGGDSPGHSSRASPTLGVRGLTVLELGAGCGLCGFAAAAAGAKEVTVTEGAPGALAALGRTARDNASAFEGCAVRVKFLDWRDDQAALDGEEVVAVETNESGEMIDVEQRRTAAAAESNDDVNVGSYPPRAGGNWVHRLHGGAAAARTLDRLRDSERFDVVVGSDLLYDDAHAEPLAASLARRIAKPFGVAHVTLAVRRGELLEALARAASRRGLLVGAQAAEPYLEEEEALREATGGHITRAEPEGVGAWRERSGAALAAGEGVILPVGRSSGEEMREAFMDAEGRVAMLTFRWPQS, from the coding sequence ATGTCGGTTCCAaagacgtcgtcggaggTCTGGCACATCCTCGAGGTGCGCACttcgcgagccgcggccgtcggcggcggccatcacGCCGAAATACAATCATtatcccaccgccgcgctttTGGCCCGAAAAACGGCCCTCGactacgacgccgccggaccCCGACCCGACGCTCGACCACCGCTCGCCCTGATCCCCGCCCTAAACCCATCGCGCAGGAACGAGAGACGGAACGCGACGATGAGCTCCAGGATATCGAGGACCTCGTGGACAGGCTCAAGAGCGGCGCGGTGATCGAcagacgcgacgcgctcatggACCTCGCAGGAAAGatggccgccgacgagcgcgtcgcgtgtTTCGCCGAgtcgcacggcgcgaggtcgctcctcctccgcggactcgacgccgccgtgaagcgcggcgacgaggagctcatcgacgcggtgtccgcggcggtggcggagaactctcgcgcgcacgcgaagGAGCACAAGCAGgtggagctcaaggcggtcgcggggtcgcaagtcggcgccgcggcgcagaggCCCCCGGGAGTGGAGGAGGTGAGGCTCCCGGGGCTGGGACGGACGCTGCGGGTGCACGAGAGCTCGTGGGGAGACGCGGGGCTGGCGTGGAGGATATGGGGCTCGGCAAAGATCACGGCtcacgccatcgacgcggcgaactcccaccacgacgacgcgggcggggaggcgcgggtgcacgcgtgggaggaggaggaggcgataATCCTCGGCAGGAAGAGGAGCATGGACGGAACGAAGCCCATGGGCGACACGGCGAGGCGAAAGTCGGAGGGTGCGCGATccatcgtcaccgccgcgacgacgctctCCGAGGGAGACGGCTcgtgcgacggcgcgtcctcccgcggcgacgcgtcgccgggcggtgactcaccgggcggtgactcgccGGGTCACTCGTCCCGCGCTTCGCCGACGCTGGGCGTGCGTGGTCTGACGGTGCTGGAGCTGGGCGCCGGGTGCGGCCTCTgcgggttcgccgccgccgccgcgggggccaaAGAGGTCACCGTCACCGagggcgcccccggcgcgctcgccgcgctcggccgaACCGCTCGCGacaacgcgtccgcgttcgaGGGATGTGCGGTGCGGGTCAAGTTTCTCGACTGGCGCGACGATcaagccgcgctcgacggcgaggaggtggtcgCCGTCGAGACGAACGAATCGGGCGAGATGATCGACGTCGAACAgcgtcgaacggcggcggcggcggagtcgaaCGACGACGTGAACGTCGGTTCGTATCCTCCACGCGCTGGTGGGAACTGGGTCCACAggctccacggcggcgcggcggcggcgaggaccctGGACCGACTGCGCGACTCGGAGCgtttcgacgtcgtcgtcgggagcGACTTGTtgtacgacgacgcgcacgcggagcccctcgcggcgtcgttggcgcggcggatcgccAAACcgttcggcgtcgcgcacgtgacgctcgcggtgcgACGGGGTGAACTTCTGGAAGccctcgcgagggcggcgtcgaggagggggctgctcgtcggcgcgcaggcggcggagccgtacctcgaggaggaggaggcgctgagggaggcgacgggcggtcacatcacgcgcgcggagccgGAAGGGGTCGGGGCGTGGCGCGagcggagcggcgcggcgctcgcggctggCGAAGGGGTGATTTTGCCGGTGGGGCGGTCAAGTGGGGAGGAGATGAGGGAGGCGTTCATGGACGCggagggacgcgtcgcgatgctCACGTTCAGGTGGCCGCAGAGTTGA
- the CAF1.1 gene encoding ribonuclease (CAF1 is an RNase of the DEDD superfamily, and a subunit of the Ccr4-Not complex that mediates 3' to 5' mRNA deadenylation), translating to MDVTRDNFEEALSALQEAIDDPLFAFWSFDCEFTGLNASPTTGHDLLDTPEERFAKVHACVRAFTVLQVGVAIFSFDPHTRRWTCRPFNFWTIPDAKAGRGVFSAQVASLQFLVDCGFDLNKCVARGIPFVPAAERSRAAAREARLAQRPPIIPSSDRDKAFVANLLIKVAEWLSRSDDDGDGDGDGARDEDLCLDPTNGFLRALTYQILEGDPSRFGGNKARDDPGFIASTSCDFADGRPRIVLSRASREEVATHRAAKEAADRKKDQMKEGFGLVLAKLGACGRPCVGHNALFDCVYVVDKFLAELDGSFEGFKREFDRTVKGAFYDTKLIAQRFMDGYLDTLQEYGESRPKATRTRRPGSGEGEDAALPGGTSSSRRATDGGGDEGTSSGVRARTISTTGNAAADVETAKETANGDASLARPSPGNLPAPLDTALGPLYRALSSRPLPPMWTEELLRERHGSTRAEAAANAEAEANEPFGGAGTQWRGDGGAILDWIAFPDAFQRYDSALRIVPNRSQRDDVVAAAYGTHKRVSHSFGFEHEAGYDAYMTGVCFIVMVLHSRGVMASSEHGQVRVFADPDAFAGVDAATGLPDRNRIGRLGTCAFSAADGVVPLQRSDMSQMSLRPGTVDVVPDRGNVYFLVGVTQGTTTAAVAQLLAAAGLGIPLHIVFVDKGTVRVIMHGKQYAGNVAHTHYAGAFGGGLRSNRRDPGATVMRDRLRAVGAGVEVLAYTEWVRAKAYERETEASNAAAVAANLAAELAKRTRSTAQISAEVHAGTYYSRSASLSGAGGFLGALLGRSGSKRRREDGGAPAGFPPRKRTRSEYGCVVM from the exons ATGGACGTCACGCGAGACAACTTCGAGGAGGCCCTCAGTGCCCTGCAGGAGGCCATAGACGACCCCCTTTTCGCCTTctggag CTTCGACTGCGAGTTCACGGGCCTCAACGCCAGTCCCACCACCGGCCACGACCTGCTCGACACCCCCGAGGAGCGCTTCGCGAAGGTGCACGCGTGCGTTCGCGCGTTCACCGTCCTGCAagtcggcgtcgcgatctTCTCGTTCGATCCCCATACTCGGCGATGGACGTGCCGGCCGTTCAACTTCTGGACCATCccggacgccaaggcggggCGAGGGGTCTTCTCCGCGCAAGTCGCCAGCCTGCAGTTTTTGGTGGATTGCGGGTTCGACCTGAACAAGTGCGTCGCGAGGGGGATCCCATtcgtgcccgcggcggagcgctctcgggcggcggcgcgagaggcgcgGCTCGCGCAGAGGCCGCCGATCATCCCGTCGTCGGACAGGGACAAGGCTTTCGTCGCCAACCTACTCATCAAGGTGGCGGAGTGGCTCTCGcgttcggacgacgacggggacggggacggggacggggcgcgcgacgaggacctgTGCCTGGATCCGACAAACGGTTTCTTGAGGGCGCTGACCTACCAGATACTCGAGGGGGACCCCTCGAGGTTCGGCGGGAATAAGGCGCGGGACGACCCGGGTTTCATCGCGAGCACCTCGTGCGACTTCGCGGACGGCCGGCCGAGGATCGTGctgtcgcgcgcgagcagagaggaggtggcgacgcACAGAGCCGCGAAGGAAGCGGCGGATAGGAAGAAGGACCAGATGAAGGAGGGGTTCGGCTTGGTTTTGGCCAAGCTCGGGGCGTGCGGGCGTCCGTGCGTGGGTCACAACGCCCTGTTCGACTGCGTGTACGTCGTGGACAAGTTTCTGGCCGAGTTGGACGGTTCGTTCGAGGGTTTCAAGCGCGAATTCGACAGAACCGTCAAGGGTGCCTTTTACGATACCAAGCTCATAGCGCAGAGGTTCATGGACGGATACCTGGACACCCTGCAGGAATACGGCGAATCCAGACCGAAAGccacgcgtacgcggcggcctGGGTCGGGAGAGGGAGAAGACGCCGCCTTACCTGGGGGCACGTCCAGCAgcaggcgcgcgacggacggcggcggcgacgagggcacATCcagcggcgtgcgcgcgcggacgattTCAACGACggggaacgccgccgcggacgttgAAACGGCCAAAGAAACGGCCAATGgagacgcgtcgctcgcccgtccatcgccgggaaacctccccgcgcccctcgacaCCGCGCTCGGCCCGCTGTACCGCGCACTGTCCTCCAGGCCCTTACCGCCCATGTGGACCGAGgagctccttcgcgagcgtcacgggtcgacgcgagcggaggcggcggcgaacgcggaggcggaggcgaacgagCCGTTCGGGGGCGCTGGAACGCagtggcgcggcgacggcggcgcgatcctCGACTGGATCGCCTTCCCCGACGCCTTCCAGAGGTACGACTCCGCTCTGCGAATCGTCCCAAACAGGAGCCAAAgagacgacgtcgtggccgccgcgtacggAACACACAAACGCGTTTCGCACTCGTTCGGGTTTGAACACGAGGCTGGCTACGACGCGTACATGACGGGAGTGTGCTTCATCGTGATGGTCCTCCACTCCCGCGGGgtgatggcgtcgtcggagcaCGGGCAGGTGCGCGTGTTTGCCGATCCtgacgccttcgccggcgtcgacgcggcgacggggctgCCGGATAGGAACCGCATCGGGCGGCTCGGCACgtgcgccttctccgccgcggacggcgtcgtccctctGCAGCGCAGCGACATGTCGCAGATGTCCTTAAGGCCCGGCACCGTGGACGTCGTACCGGACCGGGGGAACGTGTACTttctcgtcggcgtcacGCAGGGGacgaccaccgccgccgtggcgcaacttctcgccgccgcgggactcGGGATACCCCTCCACATCGTCTTCGTGGACAAGGGCACGGTGCGGGTCATCATGCACGGCAAGCAGTACGCGGGTAACGTCGCGCACACGCACTACGCCGGGGCAtttggcggcggcttgcGGTCCAATCGAAGGgacccgggcgcgacggtgatGCGCGACAGGCttcgcgcggtgggcgccggggtGGAGGTGCTCGCCTACACCGAGTGGGTCAGGGCCAAGGCGTACGAGCGCGAGACGGAGGcttcgaacgcggcggcggttgcggCTAATCTCgcggccgagctcgcgaaACGCACGAGGTCCACGGCGCAGATCTCCGCCGAGGTTCACGCGGGAACGTATTactcgcggagcgcgtctCTGAGCGGGGCTGGGGGTTTCCTCGGGGCTCTCCTGGGTCGAAGCGGGTCGAAGCGGCGCAGGGAGGACGGCGGGGCTCCGGCCGGGTTCCCGCCGCGCAAGCGGACGCGGTCCGAGTACGGCTGCGTCGTGATGTGA
- a CDS encoding predicted protein yields MAGDGGGTYPVIGGGDASKRPVAGAPSSSDGACPDGYDPLVWQARVDLAACYHLCDQMDMNEGICNHLTVMVPGTTDRFLCIPYGLLWTEVTASNLLLLDDAGNVLEGEGTIDATAFFIHKAIHKTGVTCVLHTHQPYATALCCTKGFRLRMCHQNSLRFFDEVAYDPVFNGLVLDDTEGDRLVAVMGGKSVLFHANHGVIVCGPSVAEAFDDMYYLERCCKVQILAMSSGEDLNIVSDEVAKKFKEDCASDGGKANWAKLHFDALKRGLMRGPGRIFRE; encoded by the coding sequence atggccggcgacggcggcgggacgtacccggtcatcggcggcggcgacgcgtccaagcgtcccgtcgccggcgcgccatCATCGTCTGATGGGGCGTGCCCCGACGGATACGACCCGCTCGTGTGgcaggcgcgcgtcgacctcgccgcgtgctATCACCTGTGCGATCAGATGGACATGAACGAGGGGATATGTAACCACCTCACCGTCATGGTCCCGGGCACCACTGACAGGTTCCTCTGCATCCCTTACGGCCTCCTGTGGACCGAGGTCACGGCGAGCAACCTCCTCCTGTTGGATGACGCCGGGAACGTGTTGGAGGGCGAAGGGACGATCGACGCCACCGCTTTCTTCATCCACAAGGCGATCCACAAGACCGGCGTGACGTGCGTCCTTCACACGCACCAACCCtacgccaccgcgctgtgCTGCACCAAGGGGTTCAGGCTGCGCATGTGCCACCAAAACTCGCTCCGATTCTTCGACGAGGTGGCTTACGATCCCGTCTTCAACGGCTTGGTGTTGGACGATACGGAGGGGGACAGGCTGGTGGCGGTGATGGGCGGTAAGAGCGTCTTGTTCCACGCCAACCACGGCGTCATCGTGTGCGGAccgagcgtcgccgaggcgttcgacGACATGTACTATCTCGAGCGATGCTGCAAGGTTCAGATTCTGGCGATGAGCTCGGGCGAGGACTTGAACATCGTGAGCGACGAGGTCGCGAAGAAGTTCAAGGAGGATTGCGCCAGCGACGGGGGCAAGGCGAACTGGGCGAAACTGCACTTCGACGCGCTGAAGCGGGGTCTGATGCGCGGGCCCGGCCGCATCTTCCGCGAGTGA